A window of Campylobacter concisus contains these coding sequences:
- a CDS encoding BCCT family transporter, producing MIKFQKSKFNNSVFIPSLVVIFLITAFAAIFPNFSNEFFKGMQNYIAAKFGWFYILAVAVILLSVIILGFSKLGEIKLGADHVKPEHKNVSWFSMLFAAGMGIGLVFFGVAEPLMHYLNPPLGDAQTIAAQKLAMNITFFHWGMGAWSVYAIVALILAFFSYRHGLPLTLRSAFYPIIGDKIYGKIGSAIDTFAVVATLFGVATSLGYGVLQVNAGLTHVFGLPTMHITLLIVLCLAATVSAASGVDKGIKILSNANIALAICFMFLILFLGDTTQLLKSFVQNSGNYVSTLISNTFNLYAYERQNESWLGGWTLLYWAWWLSWSPFVGLFIAKISKGRTIREFVIGVLFVPTGFTFAWMSFFGNSAIALVQSGFSELATTVNSDSASALFMFLEKFSFSGVLSTIAVFMIVIFFVTSADSAAIVMNMLCSNGRDDTPVWQKVFWGVTVGVVAAFLMLAGGLGSLQALTITTALPFAIVLLGAIYGLFKALRVDLTKKETNNFSNMPLSDLSKPWQERLSAIITLPGKKDGKKFLNEVVLKAFNELKEEFAKNGLEAKVTNGENFVNLNVGLGDEMDFRYGVYLTKSQSPDYTRELDGDDLYYRAEVYLKEGGQDYDVLGWSEATLINDVIEQYRKHMQFLHVVRE from the coding sequence ATGATCAAATTTCAAAAGTCGAAATTTAACAACTCGGTATTTATCCCATCGCTTGTTGTCATATTTTTAATAACGGCATTTGCAGCGATATTTCCAAATTTCTCAAATGAGTTTTTTAAAGGTATGCAAAACTACATCGCGGCCAAATTCGGCTGGTTTTACATCCTGGCCGTCGCCGTCATACTGCTAAGCGTCATCATCCTTGGCTTTAGTAAGCTTGGCGAGATCAAGCTCGGAGCCGATCACGTAAAGCCGGAGCACAAAAACGTCTCATGGTTTTCTATGCTTTTTGCCGCCGGCATGGGCATCGGGCTTGTGTTTTTTGGCGTGGCCGAGCCGCTCATGCACTATCTAAATCCGCCGCTCGGCGACGCGCAAACTATCGCAGCGCAAAAGCTTGCGATGAATATCACCTTCTTTCACTGGGGTATGGGCGCATGGTCGGTCTATGCTATCGTGGCGCTAATCCTTGCCTTTTTCTCGTATAGACACGGCTTGCCGCTTACGCTTAGATCGGCGTTTTATCCGATAATCGGCGATAAAATTTACGGCAAGATAGGTAGCGCCATCGACACATTTGCCGTCGTAGCGACGCTTTTTGGCGTGGCGACATCGCTAGGATACGGCGTACTTCAGGTAAATGCCGGCCTTACGCACGTTTTTGGCCTGCCGACCATGCATATTACGCTTCTAATAGTGCTTTGTCTGGCTGCAACCGTCTCAGCGGCAAGCGGCGTGGATAAGGGGATAAAAATTTTATCAAACGCAAACATCGCGCTAGCTATATGTTTTATGTTTTTGATACTATTTTTGGGCGATACGACGCAGCTTTTAAAGTCGTTTGTACAAAATAGCGGCAACTACGTCTCGACGCTTATTTCAAACACCTTTAATCTCTACGCCTACGAGAGGCAAAACGAGAGCTGGCTTGGCGGTTGGACGCTGCTATACTGGGCTTGGTGGCTATCTTGGTCGCCGTTTGTGGGGCTGTTTATCGCCAAAATTTCAAAGGGCAGGACGATAAGAGAATTTGTGATCGGCGTGCTTTTCGTGCCAACCGGCTTTACATTTGCTTGGATGAGCTTTTTTGGCAACTCGGCGATCGCGCTTGTGCAAAGTGGCTTTAGCGAGCTTGCAACGACCGTAAATTCCGACTCGGCTTCGGCGCTTTTTATGTTTTTGGAGAAATTTAGCTTCTCAGGCGTGCTAAGCACCATCGCAGTCTTTATGATCGTTATATTTTTCGTCACTTCCGCCGACTCTGCGGCGATCGTGATGAATATGCTTTGTTCAAACGGTAGGGATGATACACCAGTTTGGCAAAAGGTCTTTTGGGGCGTTACAGTGGGTGTCGTGGCGGCATTTTTGATGCTAGCAGGCGGTCTTGGCTCACTTCAAGCACTTACGATCACGACCGCGCTGCCATTTGCTATAGTGCTACTTGGTGCCATTTATGGGCTATTTAAGGCCTTGCGCGTGGATCTAACCAAAAAAGAGACAAATAACTTTAGCAACATGCCTCTTAGCGATCTTTCAAAGCCATGGCAAGAGCGCCTAAGTGCGATCATCACGCTTCCAGGCAAGAAAGATGGCAAGAAATTTTTAAACGAAGTCGTGCTAAAAGCCTTTAATGAGCTAAAAGAGGAATTTGCTAAAAATGGGCTTGAAGCAAAGGTTACAAATGGCGAAAATTTTGTAAATTTAAACGTAGGACTTGGCGATGAGATGGACTTTAGATATGGCGTCTATCTCACCAAAAGCCAGAGCCCAGACTACACCAGAGAGCTTGACGGCGATGATCTTTACTATAGAGCTGAAGTCTATCTAAAAGAGGGCGGTCAGGACTACGACGTGCTTGGCTGGAGCGAAGCCACGCTGATAAACGACGTCATCGAGCAATACCGCAAACACATGCAGTTTTTACATGTTGTTAGAGAGTAA
- a CDS encoding helicase produces MKNDTKISGKLLDIHTHRQVSKVGMGITLASVCLSALFMKRNKSIKKFHVASGIAFTCFALYHAGLYDNGIFKKMIIKAKNEVKKA; encoded by the coding sequence TTGAAAAACGATACAAAAATAAGTGGCAAACTACTTGATATACACACTCACAGACAAGTATCAAAAGTCGGTATGGGCATCACTTTAGCCTCAGTTTGCTTAAGCGCCCTTTTTATGAAAAGAAATAAAAGCATTAAGAAATTTCACGTTGCTTCAGGCATTGCATTTACTTGTTTTGCTCTTTATCATGCTGGGCTTTATGACAATGGAATCTTTAAAAAAATGATAATAAAAGCAAAAAATGAGGTAAAAAAGGCATAA
- a CDS encoding heavy metal translocating P-type ATPase — protein sequence MTHKNKITLAHKSKNRARFICESLNARSDVSAIEAAISERTDALSVRVNKYAKSIIVEYDKNYDKILNFIKSYEFPTKAKDPNLPSKANIYKAAAALGITPFMSNKTLKSAVTLYATAPNLIEGAKELRHEGITSKVLEATAIGTSLAMGDHLAANSTNLMINIGEYMEESASHRSDDLIKELAKPNIEEVWVERNLNGEKTLEKVKTENLKKGDIVVVGAGETIGVDGYIVEGNADVNQVSMTGEAEPIPKARGDRVISGTVVDEGRIKIWAENVGSDTATARIKEYIQTSLNEKSAIGVKALKLADKLVPVTLSLAGLSYIINKNMNSVASVLQADYSCALKLATPVAFKSSISKAGRNGILVKGAKAIEALSSVDTFVFDKTGTLTHGRLSVVEIYSFKEGFSQNDILNLTASAEEHYFHPVAEAIVEAANKRGFHHIHHDEVEFIVAHGVKTAMHGKEVVIGSRHFLEDDEMISFKAHEALISKALNSGLTLLYVGYDKELVGVIAMKDDMRENAKDMVKKLRSLGVKEVVMLSGDIKSKAEEVARELGLDRVYAECLPTDKAAIIEELKSEGKKVAFVGDGINDAPSLTKANVGISMHKGADIAKATADISLLKDDIMSVALVKELANKTMDLISSNFRSTVGVNTAILSAATLGMLNPIATAMLHNGTTIWLLLNSMKGVKFKSK from the coding sequence TTGACTCACAAAAATAAGATCACTCTAGCTCATAAGAGTAAAAATAGAGCCAGGTTTATTTGCGAGAGCTTAAACGCTAGAAGCGACGTCAGCGCTATCGAGGCTGCGATCTCAGAGCGAACTGATGCACTAAGTGTTCGTGTAAATAAATACGCAAAAAGCATTATCGTTGAATACGATAAAAACTACGATAAAATTTTAAACTTTATCAAGAGCTATGAATTTCCAACAAAGGCTAAAGATCCAAATTTGCCAAGCAAGGCAAATATCTATAAGGCTGCTGCTGCACTTGGCATAACGCCATTTATGAGTAACAAAACTCTAAAATCAGCCGTGACTCTTTACGCCACAGCTCCAAATCTAATAGAAGGTGCAAAAGAGCTAAGGCATGAGGGTATCACTTCAAAAGTGCTTGAGGCAACTGCCATTGGTACTAGCCTAGCAATGGGCGATCATTTAGCAGCAAATAGCACAAATTTGATGATAAATATCGGCGAATATATGGAAGAAAGTGCTAGCCACAGAAGTGATGATCTCATCAAAGAGCTAGCAAAACCAAATATCGAAGAAGTCTGGGTCGAGAGAAATTTAAATGGTGAAAAGACGCTTGAAAAAGTAAAAACCGAAAATTTAAAAAAGGGCGACATCGTAGTAGTTGGAGCTGGTGAGACGATAGGTGTTGATGGTTATATCGTTGAAGGTAATGCCGATGTAAATCAAGTCTCAATGACCGGAGAGGCTGAGCCTATACCAAAAGCTAGAGGCGACCGTGTTATAAGTGGCACCGTGGTTGATGAAGGTAGGATAAAAATTTGGGCTGAAAATGTAGGTAGTGATACAGCGACAGCTAGGATCAAAGAGTACATACAAACCTCACTCAATGAAAAATCAGCCATTGGTGTAAAAGCGTTAAAACTAGCTGATAAACTTGTGCCTGTTACGCTCTCTCTTGCTGGACTTTCATACATTATAAATAAAAATATGAATAGCGTTGCTAGCGTACTTCAAGCGGACTACTCTTGCGCATTAAAGCTTGCTACACCAGTTGCTTTTAAATCAAGCATCTCAAAAGCAGGTAGAAACGGCATTCTTGTAAAAGGTGCAAAGGCGATCGAAGCTTTAAGTTCAGTTGATACTTTTGTATTTGACAAGACCGGCACTCTTACACATGGACGCCTAAGTGTAGTTGAAATTTACTCATTTAAAGAGGGCTTTTCTCAAAATGATATATTAAATTTAACTGCAAGTGCCGAGGAACACTACTTTCATCCAGTAGCCGAAGCAATAGTTGAAGCTGCAAATAAGCGTGGTTTCCACCATATTCATCACGATGAAGTTGAATTTATCGTAGCTCACGGCGTAAAAACTGCGATGCACGGCAAAGAGGTGGTTATCGGCAGCAGGCACTTTTTGGAAGATGACGAGATGATAAGCTTTAAAGCTCATGAAGCTTTAATAAGCAAAGCATTAAATAGCGGACTAACCTTACTCTATGTAGGATATGATAAAGAGCTAGTTGGCGTCATCGCTATGAAAGATGATATGAGAGAAAACGCAAAAGATATGGTTAAAAAGCTAAGAAGCCTTGGCGTAAAAGAGGTCGTCATGCTAAGCGGCGACATCAAAAGCAAGGCTGAAGAAGTAGCACGTGAGCTTGGACTTGATAGGGTCTATGCAGAGTGCTTACCAACAGATAAAGCAGCTATCATCGAAGAGCTAAAGAGTGAGGGCAAAAAAGTAGCCTTTGTGGGAGATGGCATAAATGATGCTCCAAGCCTAACTAAGGCAAATGTGGGCATAAGCATGCACAAAGGTGCTGATATAGCTAAAGCGACGGCTGACATAAGTCTTTTAAAAGACGACATCATGAGCGTAGCTCTCGTAAAAGAGCTTGCAAATAAAACAATGGATTTAATTAGCTCAAATTTCCGCTCAACCGTTGGCGTAAACACAGCTATACTAAGTGCTGCGACACTTGGTATGTTAAATCCAATAGCAACTGCCATGCTTCATAATGGTACAACGATTTGGCTTTTATTAAATTCGATGAAGGGCGTAAAATTCAAATCGAAATAA
- a CDS encoding DKNYY domain-containing protein, with amino-acid sequence MTLFFVLAMLYLWHEGEYQRSFANIDNSEFYRSPDGKIYVQISGSGKYELKGVDEASFRVLKLEHAYDYSNVAADKNYVYCAREILPGLDPKSAKVLGNGYISDGKISYYCATRSEKEAGFSEFGVIMKNLVHVFIKSYDDSPYFYRTKRVESTNLEPIFDAGFARDGDTLYYKGEKLDAQPSELRYITTENGAPSGYYTDGKSLFLGFYRLDASYSDETRRICYDPKHDIEYLFEPKSGAAFANEHKFNAQNMPYSAIYSVDNVHSFWPLFASKDGIYFWDGSKNEQAKISDYQLKGELKRLYADVFVDESSAYFLQQGEEWRRSKHGRHLEAQTVSLYKFAPSSSWREVGLVKDGEYGAVYANGDKHYFFSKIKPFYGIKHSVYEVASPSVIENLTRASKELSAKDISEMIKRGELVEASGEEVARSRIEYDTPKIILYITFGIAFVVIVLITLTKPKRDKSDLR; translated from the coding sequence TTGACGCTATTTTTTGTTTTGGCGATGCTTTATCTATGGCATGAGGGCGAGTATCAAAGAAGCTTTGCAAACATTGACAATAGCGAGTTTTACCGCTCGCCAGATGGTAAAATTTACGTTCAAATTTCAGGCAGCGGCAAGTATGAGCTAAAAGGCGTCGATGAGGCTAGTTTTAGGGTTTTAAAGCTAGAACATGCATACGACTACTCAAATGTGGCGGCTGATAAAAATTATGTCTATTGCGCTAGAGAAATTTTGCCTGGTCTTGATCCAAAAAGTGCCAAAGTGCTTGGCAATGGCTATATAAGTGATGGCAAGATAAGCTATTATTGCGCCACTAGAAGCGAGAAAGAGGCGGGATTTAGCGAATTTGGCGTTATTATGAAAAACCTTGTTCACGTTTTTATAAAAAGCTACGATGATAGCCCTTATTTTTACAGGACAAAAAGGGTTGAAAGCACAAATTTAGAGCCTATCTTTGACGCTGGCTTTGCAAGAGACGGCGACACGCTTTACTACAAGGGCGAAAAGCTTGACGCGCAGCCTAGCGAGCTAAGATACATCACGACAGAAAATGGCGCTCCTAGCGGATATTACACAGATGGTAAAAGCCTATTTTTAGGCTTTTATAGGCTTGATGCAAGCTACTCAGATGAGACGCGCCGGATTTGCTATGACCCAAAGCATGATATAGAATATCTTTTTGAGCCAAAAAGTGGGGCGGCGTTTGCAAATGAGCATAAATTTAACGCTCAAAATATGCCTTATAGCGCTATTTATAGCGTGGATAATGTGCACTCGTTTTGGCCTCTTTTTGCCAGCAAAGATGGAATTTACTTTTGGGATGGCAGTAAAAACGAACAGGCTAAAATTTCAGACTACCAGCTAAAAGGCGAGCTAAAAAGGCTCTATGCTGACGTTTTTGTAGATGAGAGCTCAGCGTATTTCTTACAGCAAGGCGAAGAGTGGCGGCGCTCAAAGCATGGCAGACACTTAGAGGCGCAAACAGTCTCTTTATATAAATTTGCCCCAAGCTCATCTTGGCGTGAGGTGGGGTTGGTAAAAGATGGCGAATATGGCGCAGTTTATGCAAATGGAGATAAGCACTATTTTTTTAGCAAGATAAAGCCATTTTATGGCATAAAGCATAGCGTTTATGAGGTGGCGAGTCCTAGCGTCATAGAAAATTTAACAAGAGCGTCTAAAGAGCTTAGCGCAAAAGATATCAGCGAGATGATAAAGCGCGGCGAGCTAGTGGAGGCAAGCGGCGAAGAGGTCGCGAGATCTAGGATAGAGTATGACACGCCAAAGATCATTTTGTATATCACATTTGGCATCGCTTTTGTCGTCATAGTGCTAATAACTCTTACAAAACCAAAGAGAGATAAAAGCGACTTGAGATAA
- a CDS encoding alanine/glycine:cation symporter family protein gives MVLDSFLNFLNGKMDVANDFLYGYFLVIILVATGIYFSYLTRFVQFRMFFEACRVLVEKKDKYNKHHLTPFQALMISTASRVGIGNIAGISAAIVAGGPGALFWMCLMAFLGSASAFIESTLAQIYKTKDVFGFKGGPAYYIKNGLGIKWLASLFAVILIITYAYGFNGLQSYTMTSAFEIYYDKAGSNVSFAQSGLPVGIGLILTAFAAVMFFSKSHIIGKVSSYIVPFMALAYISLALIAIILNFKEIPDVVKMILENAFDFKAIFGGFAGSVIVIGIKRGLFSNEAGMGSAPNAAAAAHTSHPVKQGLVQAMAVFIDMTICIASGMIVLFSQAYLTKQTGSGGEVLTALPLVQAAMKEYFGEFGVHFTTLAVVLFAITSLIGNYYYAQANMKFLTKNHKLTLLFKITAVVMIFIGAQMNLKLAWNIADITMAAMATINIIAIFLLSKVVIIAVKDYEAQRKAGLNPEFDPESLGIKNTSCWNKN, from the coding sequence ATGGTGCTTGATAGTTTCTTAAATTTTTTAAACGGCAAAATGGACGTAGCCAACGACTTTTTATATGGATATTTTTTAGTCATTATTCTTGTGGCTACGGGAATTTATTTTAGTTATTTGACTCGTTTTGTGCAGTTTAGGATGTTTTTTGAAGCTTGCAGGGTCTTAGTAGAAAAAAAAGACAAGTACAATAAGCACCATTTAACGCCATTTCAAGCACTTATGATCTCGACTGCTTCGCGCGTTGGCATAGGCAATATCGCTGGAATTTCAGCTGCCATCGTCGCGGGCGGTCCTGGTGCTCTTTTTTGGATGTGCTTGATGGCATTTTTAGGATCAGCTTCAGCTTTTATAGAGAGCACGCTAGCGCAAATTTATAAGACAAAAGATGTTTTTGGATTTAAAGGTGGTCCAGCTTATTACATCAAAAATGGCCTTGGCATAAAGTGGTTGGCTTCGCTTTTTGCGGTGATTCTCATCATCACCTACGCATACGGCTTTAACGGACTTCAAAGCTATACCATGACATCAGCTTTTGAAATTTACTATGACAAAGCTGGTAGCAACGTTAGCTTTGCACAAAGTGGACTACCTGTTGGCATCGGCCTTATCCTTACAGCATTTGCGGCGGTAATGTTTTTTAGCAAAAGCCACATCATCGGTAAGGTAAGCTCATACATCGTGCCGTTCATGGCACTTGCCTACATCTCGCTAGCGCTTATCGCTATTATTTTAAATTTCAAAGAAATTCCTGATGTTGTTAAGATGATTTTAGAAAATGCCTTTGATTTTAAAGCGATATTTGGTGGATTTGCCGGCAGCGTGATCGTAATAGGCATCAAAAGAGGCCTTTTCTCAAACGAAGCTGGTATGGGTTCAGCTCCAAACGCAGCAGCCGCAGCACATACTAGCCATCCAGTAAAACAAGGCCTAGTTCAAGCAATGGCAGTCTTTATAGACATGACTATATGTATCGCATCTGGTATGATCGTGCTATTTTCACAGGCCTATCTTACGAAGCAGACTGGCTCAGGTGGTGAGGTGCTAACCGCCCTTCCTCTCGTTCAAGCTGCAATGAAAGAGTATTTTGGTGAATTTGGAGTTCATTTTACTACTCTTGCAGTTGTACTTTTTGCCATCACTTCGCTTATTGGCAACTACTACTACGCTCAGGCAAATATGAAATTTTTAACAAAAAACCACAAGCTTACGTTGCTATTTAAGATAACGGCTGTCGTTATGATATTTATTGGCGCTCAGATGAATTTAAAGCTCGCTTGGAATATCGCGGATATCACAATGGCTGCAATGGCAACTATTAACATCATCGCTATATTCTTACTTTCAAAAGTAGTGATAATAGCGGTCAAAGACTACGAAGCTCAAAGAAAGGCTGGGCTAAATCCAGAATTTGACCCAGAAAGTCTTGGCATCAAAAATACAAGTTGCTGGAATAAAAACTAA
- a CDS encoding DKNYY domain-containing protein, which translates to MIKKYPIIVIVLLFAFILLGIYIFMFISTGYIDEDREKFKDIRGSVFYTTEYDKVYAMVPSGGKFELIGVRASKFRYIDTGKYDNRNVGASDEAVYCGNLVMSGLDPNGVRALGNGYFGDGKITYFCDSVSETNLEISALKEFWDIFSHKMFNTPKAQTHIYKFRQVDNANLAAILGFGYASDGVKVYHEGKELEGANASKMRYIEQISGRKSVHFTTDGENVYYDSTKLGIKFSPQIRDIGEIWRIHYLYEPNSGMVYANDHEFDPKFAPYEPLFNLKDEHSYHALFRGKGGIYHWERKWQWYNSIDEGEFVRDGDDPFKGEITPLYGDVVISDGKTYFLKTYEIWHNTKNNHSLSSRHTSIVRLDTKEQWRKIGFVRNDGYGAVYANGDKTYYFDNVGYGWHFNSSVYDINDLGVVEILTRPYGPNVENLKLDEIVKMVDQGAMVPAEGEVVIDAVSDFDDYSQKYAYWIFLAIAFIVSVVGAIFKNKKQKSELKKRIDDYRS; encoded by the coding sequence ATGATAAAAAAATACCCAATAATTGTCATAGTGCTACTTTTTGCTTTTATCTTGCTTGGTATTTATATATTTATGTTTATTTCCACTGGCTATATAGATGAAGATAGAGAAAAATTTAAAGATATAAGAGGCAGTGTGTTTTATACCACCGAATATGACAAGGTCTATGCCATGGTACCAAGCGGCGGTAAATTTGAGCTAATAGGCGTGAGGGCCAGTAAATTTAGATACATTGACACCGGCAAATACGACAACAGAAACGTTGGCGCTAGCGATGAGGCTGTATATTGCGGTAACCTCGTGATGAGTGGGCTTGATCCAAATGGCGTTAGAGCGCTTGGCAATGGCTATTTTGGTGACGGCAAGATTACATATTTTTGCGATAGCGTAAGCGAGACAAACCTCGAAATTTCCGCACTTAAAGAGTTTTGGGACATCTTCTCGCACAAAATGTTTAACACCCCAAAAGCGCAAACTCATATCTATAAATTTAGGCAGGTTGATAACGCAAATTTAGCAGCGATCTTGGGCTTTGGCTATGCAAGCGATGGAGTAAAGGTCTATCATGAGGGCAAAGAGCTAGAGGGCGCAAATGCCAGTAAGATGCGTTATATAGAGCAGATATCTGGCAGAAAGAGCGTGCATTTTACGACTGATGGGGAAAATGTCTATTATGACAGCACAAAGCTAGGGATCAAATTTAGCCCGCAAATACGTGATATCGGCGAGATATGGCGCATTCACTATCTTTATGAGCCAAATTCTGGCATGGTCTATGCAAATGATCATGAATTTGACCCCAAATTTGCCCCATACGAGCCACTTTTTAACCTAAAAGATGAGCACTCCTATCACGCTCTTTTTCGCGGCAAAGGCGGGATCTATCACTGGGAGCGAAAGTGGCAGTGGTATAACAGTATAGATGAGGGCGAGTTTGTAAGGGACGGCGATGATCCATTTAAAGGCGAGATAACGCCGCTATATGGCGACGTGGTGATAAGTGATGGCAAGACATATTTTTTAAAAACCTATGAAATTTGGCACAACACAAAAAATAACCACAGCCTAAGCTCACGCCACACGTCTATCGTAAGGCTCGATACAAAAGAGCAGTGGCGAAAGATCGGCTTTGTAAGAAACGATGGCTACGGAGCGGTCTATGCAAACGGCGATAAGACTTATTATTTTGATAACGTCGGCTACGGCTGGCATTTTAACAGCAGTGTTTATGATATAAATGACCTTGGCGTGGTTGAAATTCTCACTCGTCCTTATGGCCCAAATGTTGAGAATTTAAAACTTGATGAGATAGTAAAAATGGTAGATCAAGGCGCTATGGTGCCAGCTGAGGGCGAGGTGGTGATAGATGCAGTAAGCGACTTTGATGATTACTCGCAAAAATATGCCTACTGGATATTTTTAGCCATCGCATTTATAGTCTCGGTGGTTGGCGCTATTTTTAAAAACAAAAAGCAAAAAAGCGAGCTTAAAAAAAGGATAGATGACTATAGATCATGA
- a CDS encoding oxidoreductase — MNNPYINEENVASETAANNAAATQPSAIDNAINNAAQNLPFVPENFNAAGFVKGLVLGGIAAYVLTNPKAQECVFKAIIKGGELINAGIEELKERFEDVKAELDSQK, encoded by the coding sequence ATGAATAACCCTTACATCAATGAAGAAAACGTAGCAAGTGAGACTGCAGCTAACAATGCAGCAGCTACTCAGCCAAGCGCAATCGATAATGCAATAAACAATGCAGCTCAAAATTTACCATTTGTACCTGAAAATTTTAATGCTGCTGGCTTTGTAAAAGGTCTAGTTTTAGGTGGTATCGCAGCTTATGTACTGACTAATCCAAAAGCACAAGAGTGCGTATTTAAAGCGATTATCAAAGGTGGCGAGCTTATAAATGCTGGCATAGAAGAACTAAAAGAGCGTTTTGAAGATGTCAAAGCAGAACTTGACTCACAAAAATAA
- the modD gene encoding ModD protein encodes MILSDAEILSYINEDIPYFDLTTSLQNIDKKASLEIYSRDEICVSCVDVAASIARLLSCESQSFVQNGQICKAGDVIIKIYGDYECAHKVWKLAQVALEYASGIATYTNKMVNAAKCVNEKCEVLSTRKSFPFAKKFCVKAVLEGGGGIHRLGLSDSILFFKNHMKAYGSFDKFLSHLPEFKAKMAERKVCIEAENLDEVSKLLKANCDVVQCDKFSPELIENVLSLRDEISPNTIILAAGGINLSNAKDYANADAIVTSAMYSKGVADISTRLEIL; translated from the coding sequence ATGATACTTAGCGACGCAGAAATTCTAAGCTATATAAATGAAGATATACCTTACTTTGATCTTACTACGTCGCTTCAAAATATCGATAAAAAAGCCTCACTTGAGATTTATTCACGTGATGAAATTTGTGTTAGCTGCGTTGATGTAGCTGCAAGTATCGCGAGGCTACTTTCATGTGAAAGTCAAAGTTTTGTCCAAAATGGTCAAATTTGCAAAGCTGGCGATGTAATCATAAAAATTTATGGTGATTATGAATGCGCACACAAGGTCTGGAAACTAGCTCAAGTAGCTTTAGAATACGCTAGTGGCATTGCAACCTATACAAATAAAATGGTAAATGCCGCAAAGTGCGTCAATGAAAAATGTGAAGTGTTGTCAACCAGAAAGAGTTTTCCGTTTGCTAAGAAATTTTGCGTAAAAGCCGTACTTGAAGGCGGTGGTGGCATCCATAGGCTTGGGCTTAGCGATAGTATTTTATTTTTTAAAAACCACATGAAAGCCTACGGTAGCTTTGATAAATTTTTATCGCATTTGCCAGAGTTTAAAGCAAAAATGGCTGAGCGAAAAGTATGCATTGAAGCTGAAAATTTAGACGAAGTAAGCAAGCTTTTAAAAGCAAATTGCGACGTCGTGCAGTGCGATAAATTTAGTCCAGAGCTCATCGAAAATGTACTCTCTTTAAGAGATGAGATTTCGCCAAATACCATTATCCTAGCAGCCGGTGGTATAAATTTATCAAATGCAAAAGATTACGCAAATGCCGATGCGATAGTAACATCAGCGATGTATTCAAAAGGCGTTGCTGATATCAGCACCAGACTTGAGATTTTATAA